In Sphingomonas sp. G-3-2-10, a single window of DNA contains:
- a CDS encoding CAP domain-containing protein, whose protein sequence is MIAEINFARANPKTYARRLREYRKGFEGRIVRYPGNPDGLRTSEGVAAVDEAIRFLEHQKPLGPVEPSRLLARAAADHVAEQGPRGVTGHASRTGERVADRVRRHGGGSYVAENITYGPPSAMEVVRQLIVDDGVKGRGHRRVVYSPEFHFAGAGCGGHKVYRRMCVIVFGRTAEGH, encoded by the coding sequence GTGATTGCCGAGATCAACTTCGCTCGCGCCAATCCCAAAACCTATGCCCGCCGGCTGCGCGAGTATCGCAAGGGGTTTGAGGGGCGGATCGTGCGCTATCCCGGCAATCCCGACGGCTTGCGAACCAGCGAGGGTGTGGCGGCGGTGGACGAAGCGATCCGCTTCCTCGAGCACCAGAAGCCGCTGGGCCCGGTCGAGCCGTCGCGGTTGCTTGCCCGTGCCGCTGCCGACCATGTCGCCGAACAGGGACCGCGCGGTGTCACCGGCCATGCATCGCGCACTGGCGAGCGCGTTGCCGACCGGGTGCGCAGGCACGGCGGGGGCAGCTATGTCGCGGAGAACATCACCTACGGCCCACCCAGCGCGATGGAGGTCGTCCGCCAGCTGATCGTCGACGACGGGGTGAAGGGCCGCGGGCATCGCCGGGTCGTCTATTCGCCCGAATTCCATTTCGCTGGCGCCGGATGCGGTGGGCATAAAGTCTATCGACGGATGTGCGTGATCGTGTTCGGACGCACGGCGGAGGGTCATTAG
- the mreC gene encoding rod shape-determining protein MreC, producing the protein MGAVGGALIGAGLLLLSTFNPPAYAAVRGFFAEITTPISSALAWATSGIANTPQGISEHFNVRGENERLRKELADSQTLISRARTLNQENRRLRELLKVRDVTTDAVVTARLVNSSASSTRRYATLNAGSWQNVKRGQPVREASGLIGQIIETSPNTARVLLIIDPDSNVPVRRTRDGMPAIAKGRGDGLLDIRSAGLSNMIFQPGDVFVTSGTGGIFPPNIPVAKVISNQRDSAIAEPAANPDALDFALVMQAFLPEPTPAPTPSDAPAPKAAPKQ; encoded by the coding sequence GTGGGTGCGGTCGGCGGTGCGCTGATCGGCGCCGGCCTGCTGCTGCTCTCGACGTTCAACCCGCCCGCCTATGCCGCGGTGCGCGGGTTCTTTGCCGAGATCACCACGCCGATCTCGTCCGCGCTCGCCTGGGCCACCAGCGGCATCGCCAACACGCCGCAGGGCATCTCCGAGCATTTCAACGTGCGCGGCGAGAATGAGCGGCTGCGCAAGGAACTGGCGGACAGCCAGACGCTGATCAGTCGCGCGCGGACCCTGAACCAGGAGAATCGCCGCCTGCGCGAGCTGCTGAAGGTGCGCGACGTGACCACCGACGCGGTGGTGACGGCGCGGCTGGTCAACAGCTCGGCGTCGTCGACGCGGCGCTATGCCACGCTGAACGCCGGCTCGTGGCAGAATGTGAAGCGCGGCCAGCCGGTGCGCGAGGCTAGCGGGCTGATCGGGCAGATCATCGAGACCAGTCCGAACACCGCGCGCGTGCTGCTGATCATCGATCCCGACAGCAACGTGCCGGTGCGCCGCACCCGCGACGGGATGCCTGCAATCGCAAAGGGGCGCGGCGACGGCTTGCTCGACATCCGCTCGGCGGGTCTTTCCAACATGATCTTCCAGCCGGGCGACGTGTTCGTCACTTCGGGCACCGGCGGCATCTTCCCGCCGAACATCCCGGTGGCGAAGGTGATCAGCAACCAGCGCGATTCGGCAATCGCCGAGCCCGCCGCCAATCCCGACGCGCTCGACTTCGCGCTGGTGATGCAGGCCTTCCTGCCCGAGCCGACGCCCGCCCCCACGCCGTCCGACGCGCCCGCACCCAAGGCGGCGCCGAAGCAATGA
- the rpsR gene encoding 30S ribosomal protein S18 produces the protein MARPFFRRRKSCPFSAKDAPRIDYKDVRLLQGFVSERGKIVPSRITSVSAKKQRELAQAIKRARHLGLLPYIVK, from the coding sequence ATGGCACGACCCTTTTTCCGCCGCCGCAAGAGCTGCCCCTTCTCCGCGAAGGACGCGCCCCGGATCGACTATAAGGACGTCCGGCTGCTGCAGGGCTTCGTCTCCGAGCGTGGCAAGATCGTCCCCTCGCGCATCACTTCGGTGAGCGCGAAGAAGCAGCGCGAGCTGGCCCAGGCCATCAAGCGCGCCCGTCATCTGGGCCTGCTGCCCTACATCGTTAAGTAA
- a CDS encoding RcnB family protein: MKKFILAAVAVSMVATPVLAAPQNYRPTQTQTVVKHKPNGTVVVKKKTVRQAPVQYRNWKKGQRFDSRYARNYRQVDYRQYRNLKAPPRGYRYVQSGNDAVLVGITSGIVAAVFANMLR, from the coding sequence ATGAAGAAGTTTATTCTCGCCGCCGTCGCGGTTTCGATGGTCGCCACCCCGGTTCTCGCCGCGCCGCAGAATTATCGCCCGACCCAGACCCAGACGGTCGTCAAGCACAAGCCCAACGGCACCGTCGTGGTGAAGAAGAAGACCGTGAGGCAGGCGCCGGTCCAGTATCGCAACTGGAAGAAGGGCCAGCGCTTCGACAGCCGCTATGCGCGCAACTACCGGCAGGTCGACTATCGCCAGTATCGCAACCTGAAGGCTCCGCCGCGCGGCTATCGCTATGTCCAGTCGGGCAACGACGCGGTGCTGGTCGGCATCACCAGCGGCATCGTCGCCGCCGTGTTCGCCAACATGTTGCGCTAA
- the mutL gene encoding DNA mismatch repair endonuclease MutL encodes MSIRRLPEHLVNRIAAGEVVERPASALKELVENAIDAGASRVSVRLGGGGTELIEVTDDGCGMNPAEMALALERHATSKLPDDEIDQVTTLGFRGEALPSIASVARLTIESRVRGAEGWSRIVDNGTLVAEGPAALPPGTRVRVEQLFARVPARRKFMRSARSEYAACLDVMKRLAMARPDVAFSVEHDGRRVLGVQGEESRPDRVAGLTDRALVENSVGIDFEREGIVLGGVAGLPTFNRGVADHQYLFVNGRPVKDRLLMGAIRGAYAEMLARDRHPVVALFLDVPVDQVDVNVHPAKTEVRFRDPALVRGLIVSGLRRALDEAGHRSVQRPSEAALGMWTSGSMFDRHPGEGRDPGSQGTPFEALDPGFPRDDGYGAGGASVHDRRPTFLTPPPMARAEPAYTPVPETTQFPLGVARGQVAKTYIVAEAEDGLVLVDQHAAHERLVLERMRRAMQGGGVPSQALLLPEVVELDEPGCDRLEARAAELSQFGLELERFGPRAMLVRAMPAALGKGDIIGLVTDLADELASFDEALSLKERLDHVASTMACHGSVRAGRILSVPEMNALLREMEVTPHSGQCNHGRPTWVKLAHGDIEKLFGRK; translated from the coding sequence GTGTCAATACGCCGTCTCCCCGAACATCTCGTCAATCGAATTGCCGCCGGTGAAGTGGTCGAAAGGCCCGCCAGCGCGCTGAAGGAATTGGTGGAAAATGCCATCGATGCGGGTGCCTCCCGCGTCTCCGTGCGCCTTGGCGGCGGGGGCACCGAACTGATCGAAGTCACCGACGACGGATGCGGCATGAATCCGGCCGAAATGGCGCTCGCACTGGAGCGTCACGCGACCTCCAAGCTGCCCGATGACGAGATCGATCAGGTTACGACGTTGGGTTTTCGCGGCGAAGCGCTGCCGTCGATCGCCAGCGTCGCGCGGCTGACCATCGAAAGCCGCGTGCGCGGCGCGGAAGGCTGGTCGCGCATCGTCGACAACGGTACGCTCGTCGCCGAGGGACCCGCCGCGCTCCCGCCCGGCACGCGCGTGCGTGTCGAACAGCTGTTCGCCCGCGTGCCCGCCCGCCGCAAGTTCATGCGCTCGGCGCGCTCGGAATATGCCGCCTGTCTCGATGTGATGAAGCGGCTCGCGATGGCGCGGCCCGACGTCGCCTTCTCGGTCGAACATGACGGCCGCCGCGTACTGGGCGTACAGGGCGAGGAATCGCGCCCCGATCGCGTCGCGGGGCTCACCGATCGCGCGCTGGTCGAAAACAGCGTCGGTATCGATTTCGAGCGCGAGGGAATTGTGCTTGGCGGCGTCGCCGGCCTGCCGACCTTCAATCGCGGCGTCGCAGATCATCAATATCTGTTCGTCAACGGACGGCCCGTGAAGGATCGCCTGCTGATGGGCGCGATCCGCGGCGCCTATGCCGAAATGCTCGCGCGTGACCGGCACCCGGTGGTCGCCCTGTTCCTCGACGTCCCGGTCGATCAGGTCGACGTGAACGTCCACCCCGCCAAGACCGAAGTCCGCTTCCGCGACCCCGCGCTGGTCCGCGGCCTGATCGTGAGTGGCTTGCGAAGAGCCCTCGACGAGGCCGGCCACCGCAGCGTCCAGCGCCCAAGCGAAGCCGCGCTGGGCATGTGGACTTCGGGTTCAATGTTCGATCGTCATCCCGGCGAAGGCCGGGATCCAGGGTCGCAAGGGACGCCGTTCGAGGCTCTGGATCCCGGCTTCCCCCGGGATGACGGATATGGGGCAGGCGGCGCGTCCGTCCACGACCGCCGCCCGACCTTCCTCACGCCGCCCCCGATGGCCCGCGCCGAACCCGCCTACACCCCGGTCCCCGAAACCACCCAGTTCCCCCTCGGCGTCGCCCGCGGTCAGGTCGCCAAGACCTATATCGTCGCCGAAGCCGAGGACGGCCTCGTCCTTGTCGACCAGCACGCCGCGCACGAGCGCCTCGTCCTCGAACGGATGCGCCGCGCGATGCAGGGCGGCGGGGTGCCCAGCCAGGCGCTTCTTCTCCCCGAAGTTGTCGAACTCGACGAACCCGGCTGCGACCGCTTGGAAGCCCGCGCCGCCGAACTCTCCCAGTTCGGCCTCGAACTCGAACGCTTCGGCCCCCGCGCGATGCTGGTCCGCGCCATGCCCGCCGCGCTCGGCAAGGGCGACATCATTGGCCTCGTCACCGATCTCGCCGACGAACTCGCCAGCTTCGACGAAGCCCTGTCACTCAAGGAACGCCTCGATCACGTAGCCTCGACGATGGCCTGCCACGGCTCGGTCCGCGCGGGCCGCATCCTTTCGGTGCCGGAAATGAACGCATTGCTCCGCGAGATGGAAGTCACGCCGCACAGCGGCCAGTGCAACCACGGCCGCCCGACCTGGGTGAAGCTGGCGCATGGGGATATCGAGAAGCTGTTCGGGCGGAAATAG
- the rpsF gene encoding 30S ribosomal protein S6 — MALYEHVFLARQDLAQAQVDALAEAATKIVEDHKGKVVKTESWGLRSLAYRIAKNRKAHYVMLEIDAPTDTVAELERQTQINEDIIRYMTIKVDGHEEGPSVMMRKGDRERRGRRDRDGGFEE; from the coding sequence ATGGCTCTTTACGAGCATGTGTTCCTTGCGCGCCAGGATCTGGCACAGGCGCAGGTGGATGCACTGGCGGAAGCCGCCACCAAGATCGTCGAAGATCACAAGGGCAAGGTCGTGAAGACCGAGTCCTGGGGCCTTCGCAGCCTCGCCTACCGCATCGCGAAGAACCGCAAGGCGCACTACGTGATGCTCGAGATCGACGCCCCCACGGACACCGTTGCCGAGCTGGAGCGCCAGACGCAGATCAACGAAGACATCATCCGCTACATGACCATCAAGGTTGACGGTCACGAAGAGGGTCCTTCGGTGATGATGCGCAAGGGCGACCGCGAGCGCCGCGGCCGTCGCGACCGCGATGGCGGCTTCGAGGAGTAA
- the rplI gene encoding 50S ribosomal protein L9: protein MEVILLERVEKLGAIGDIVKVKDGFARNYLLPNKKALRSNAANKKVFEANRARIESDNANRRGEAEKEAVNFKDVSVTLIRQASNTGQLYGSVAVRDLVEALVADGHKVNKAQVILNKPIKSIGVYEVTVALHPEVSVTVKVNVARSPEEAEMQSQGVDVMAAMFEKDETGFVEDYDPNAEPGATAEVQSAPAEDEGETAEG from the coding sequence ATGGAAGTCATTCTGCTGGAACGCGTCGAGAAGCTCGGCGCCATCGGCGATATCGTGAAGGTCAAGGACGGGTTCGCCCGCAACTACCTCCTTCCGAACAAGAAGGCGCTTCGTTCGAACGCCGCCAACAAGAAGGTGTTCGAAGCGAACCGTGCGCGGATCGAGTCGGACAACGCCAACCGTCGCGGCGAAGCCGAGAAGGAAGCCGTCAACTTCAAGGACGTGTCGGTCACGCTGATCCGCCAGGCCTCGAACACCGGCCAGCTCTACGGTTCGGTCGCGGTTCGCGATCTGGTCGAAGCGCTCGTTGCCGATGGCCACAAGGTCAACAAGGCGCAGGTCATCCTCAACAAGCCGATCAAGTCGATCGGCGTGTATGAAGTCACCGTCGCGCTGCACCCCGAAGTGTCGGTGACCGTCAAGGTCAACGTCGCTCGCTCGCCGGAAGAGGCCGAGATGCAGTCGCAGGGCGTCGACGTGATGGCCGCGATGTTCGAGAAGGACGAGACCGGTTTCGTCGAGGATTACGATCCGAACGCCGAGCCGGGCGCGACCGCCGAAGTCCAGTCGGCGCCTGCCGAGGACGAAGGCGAGACCGCCGAGGGCTGA
- a CDS encoding rod shape-determining protein has protein sequence MVFSRFFKFMSHDMAIDLGTANTVVYLRGRGVVLNEPSVVAVETLNGVKSVKAVGDDAKLMMGKTPGSIEAIRPLRDGVIADIDVAEQMIKHFIRKVHGQRRFMRWPQIVICVPSGSTSVERRAIRDAAQNAGASQVFLIEEPMAAAIGADMPVTEPIGSMVVDIGGGTTEVAVLSLRGLAYSTSVRVGGDKMDEAIVSYVRRNHNLLIGESTAERIKQEVGVAKPPADGIGLTIHIKGRDLVNGVPKEIQINQGQIAEALSEPVGTIVEGVRIALENTAPELAADIVDQGIVLTGGGALLQGIDEVLRDETGLPVTIAEDPLTCVALGTGRALEDPVFRGVLIQV, from the coding sequence ATGGTTTTCTCGCGCTTTTTCAAATTCATGTCCCATGACATGGCGATCGATCTGGGGACCGCCAACACGGTCGTTTATCTTCGCGGACGCGGCGTCGTGCTCAACGAACCGTCGGTCGTCGCGGTCGAAACCCTCAATGGCGTGAAGAGCGTCAAGGCCGTCGGCGACGACGCCAAGCTGATGATGGGCAAGACGCCCGGCTCGATCGAGGCGATTCGCCCGCTGCGCGACGGCGTGATCGCGGACATCGATGTCGCCGAGCAGATGATCAAGCACTTCATCCGCAAGGTTCACGGGCAGCGCCGCTTCATGCGCTGGCCCCAGATCGTGATCTGCGTGCCTTCGGGCTCGACCTCGGTCGAACGCCGCGCGATCCGCGACGCCGCGCAGAATGCCGGCGCCAGCCAGGTGTTCCTGATCGAGGAGCCGATGGCCGCGGCGATCGGCGCCGACATGCCGGTGACCGAGCCGATCGGCTCGATGGTCGTCGATATCGGCGGCGGCACCACCGAAGTCGCGGTGCTTTCGCTGCGCGGCCTCGCTTACTCGACCTCGGTTCGCGTCGGCGGCGACAAGATGGACGAAGCGATCGTCTCGTACGTGCGCCGCAACCACAACCTGCTGATCGGCGAAAGCACCGCCGAGCGGATCAAGCAGGAAGTCGGCGTGGCCAAGCCGCCCGCGGACGGCATCGGCCTGACGATCCACATCAAGGGCCGCGACCTCGTCAACGGCGTGCCCAAGGAAATCCAGATCAACCAGGGCCAGATCGCCGAAGCGCTGAGCGAACCGGTCGGCACGATCGTCGAAGGCGTGCGCATCGCGCTGGAAAACACCGCGCCGGAACTGGCGGCGGACATCGTCGACCAGGGCATCGTGCTCACCGGCGGCGGCGCGCTGCTGCAGGGCATCGACGAAGTGCTGCGCGACGAGACCGGCCTGCCGGTGACGATCGCGGAAGATCCGCTGACCTGCGTGGCGCTGGGCACGGGCCGCGCGCTCGAGGACCCGGTGTTCCGCGGCGTTCTCATCCAGGTCTAA
- a CDS encoding rod shape-determining protein MreD, with translation MRGPVRFVPLGASENASRARWLAPVSIMIGSMVTILPFVAGFAWLPPFGLMMLLGWRLLRADTIKVWAAVPLGFFDDMFSGQPLGNSMLFWTLCVIAIDILDTRLVWRDYWQNWLIAAGSIAFCLIAGRLIATPIDAHVETTLALQIFISAALFPLVAHYCTWLDRDTRG, from the coding sequence ATGAGGGGTCCGGTCCGTTTCGTGCCGCTGGGCGCCAGCGAGAACGCCTCCCGCGCCCGCTGGCTCGCCCCGGTGTCGATCATGATCGGATCGATGGTCACGATCCTGCCCTTCGTGGCGGGCTTTGCCTGGCTGCCCCCGTTCGGCCTCATGATGCTGCTCGGCTGGCGGCTGCTTCGCGCCGACACGATCAAGGTGTGGGCGGCGGTGCCGCTGGGCTTTTTCGACGATATGTTCAGCGGCCAGCCGCTGGGCAATTCGATGCTGTTCTGGACGCTGTGCGTGATCGCGATCGATATCCTCGATACGCGGCTGGTGTGGCGCGATTACTGGCAGAACTGGCTGATCGCGGCGGGATCGATCGCTTTCTGCCTGATCGCCGGGCGGCTGATCGCGACGCCGATCGACGCGCATGTCGAAACCACGCTGGCGCTGCAGATCTTCATTTCTGCTGCACTCTTCCCGCTCGTGGCGCATTACTGCACCTGGCTCGATCGCGATACGAGAGGCTGA
- the rodA gene encoding rod shape-determining protein RodA, with amino-acid sequence MSQLGPGFVPSPVAQLPWKILLLVTAIGMFGLVVLYSAASGSMTPWALSQGVRFFIFLAMAIVLSRVPETFWALGAFPIYTVILVMLVGVELLGAVAGGSQRWLDLGVIRIQPSELMKPAIVLAVARFYEMLPAGETRRFAAIWPAAVLIGLPAGFVMLQPDLGTALMIVAGGITVMFLAGIPLRLFIGGALALAIAAPLAVNFLLHDYQRNRVLIFLDPESDPLGTGYHISQSKIAIGSGGITGKGFLNGTQSHLDYLPEGHTDFALATMMEEWGLLGGFFVIIAFGALIRWGINVGVRAQSRFARLTAAGLASTIFFYCAINMGMVMGLAPVVGIPLPMISFGGTALMTTMICLGILMSIDRQNRKVTRW; translated from the coding sequence ATGAGCCAGCTTGGCCCCGGCTTCGTCCCCAGCCCCGTCGCGCAGCTGCCGTGGAAGATCCTGCTGCTGGTCACCGCGATCGGCATGTTCGGCCTGGTCGTGCTCTATTCGGCGGCCAGCGGCAGCATGACCCCCTGGGCGCTGTCGCAGGGCGTGCGCTTCTTCATCTTCCTCGCGATGGCGATCGTGCTGTCGCGGGTGCCCGAGACCTTCTGGGCGCTGGGCGCCTTTCCGATCTATACGGTCATCCTCGTGATGCTGGTCGGCGTGGAGCTGCTCGGCGCGGTGGCCGGGGGCAGCCAGCGATGGCTCGATCTCGGCGTGATCCGCATCCAGCCGTCTGAGCTGATGAAGCCGGCGATCGTGCTGGCCGTTGCGCGCTTCTACGAGATGCTTCCCGCGGGCGAGACACGGCGGTTCGCCGCGATCTGGCCGGCCGCGGTGCTGATCGGCCTGCCCGCCGGATTCGTGATGCTGCAGCCCGATCTGGGCACCGCGCTGATGATCGTGGCGGGCGGCATTACGGTGATGTTCCTCGCGGGCATCCCGCTGCGCCTGTTCATCGGCGGCGCGCTGGCGCTGGCGATCGCCGCCCCGCTGGCGGTCAATTTCCTGCTCCACGACTATCAGCGCAACCGCGTGCTGATCTTCCTCGACCCCGAAAGCGACCCGCTCGGCACCGGCTATCATATCAGCCAGTCCAAGATCGCGATCGGATCTGGCGGGATCACCGGCAAGGGCTTTCTCAACGGCACCCAGAGCCATCTCGACTATCTGCCCGAAGGCCATACCGACTTCGCGCTGGCGACGATGATGGAAGAATGGGGCCTGCTCGGCGGATTCTTCGTGATCATCGCCTTCGGCGCGCTGATCCGCTGGGGCATCAATGTCGGCGTGCGCGCGCAAAGCCGGTTCGCCCGGCTGACGGCGGCGGGTCTAGCCTCGACCATCTTCTTCTACTGCGCGATCAACATGGGCATGGTGATGGGCCTGGCGCCCGTCGTCGGCATCCCGCTGCCGATGATCAGCTTCGGCGGCACCGCGCTGATGACGACGATGATCTGCCTCGGAATCCTGATGTCGATCGATCGCCAGAACCGGAAAGTGACCCGCTGGTAA
- the mrdA gene encoding penicillin-binding protein 2: MRITEAAQTYSFSRRALVLGGLQAGIGMILAGRMTWLAVYENDKYRLLADSNRINLTLTPPRRGWIVDRNGKPLALNRTSFRVDLIPDRIEDKAKVVEQLRDVLKLTPEEVAKIETDLKRAAGFQPVQVLENLDWERYAAVSVRLPEMPGVQPTQGYARYYPLGAGVAHLLGYVGAASAEEYRKLKDPLLITPGFKMGKDGLEKVEEDMLRGTPGAKRVEVTARGRLVKELATRDDVPGKNVKLTIDAGLQEYAARRLGPESGSTALIDLQTGGLLALVSMPAYDPNSFSDGISRSEWAMLSGDERIPLMNKALQGLYPPGSTFKPATALAALGGGLDPNKVVYCGGGYQLGNRRFGCLGRHGPMTLHTAIARSCNTYFYTVGREVGPDAIAIAARKLGLGAEYKLPLPSQRYGTVPDPAWMMRRRKTQWAVANTLNMSIGQGDLLVSPLQLAILAARVGSGKALVPQLLADQIAGAQALDFPAEHLALVRSGMDEVVNGHGTAVRSKLPFPDIRMGGKTGTAQVRRIAGGARGGINVPWKYRDHGLFVCFAPVDNPRYAAAVVIEHGMSGSGAAAPVARDMMTYLFDPTLAMTKLTEMEAGWGGDYKTRMAKQAEAFRASQAAPPPPPPEDAAGAVEATAAAASNETARSADTAATRSGEAPE; encoded by the coding sequence ATGCGGATCACCGAAGCGGCGCAGACCTACAGCTTTTCCCGCCGCGCACTGGTGCTCGGCGGGCTGCAGGCCGGTATCGGCATGATCCTGGCCGGGCGGATGACCTGGCTGGCGGTGTACGAGAACGACAAATACCGCCTGCTGGCCGACAGCAACCGGATCAACCTGACGCTGACTCCGCCGCGGCGCGGCTGGATCGTCGACCGCAACGGCAAGCCGCTGGCGCTGAACCGCACCTCGTTCCGCGTCGACCTGATCCCCGACCGGATCGAGGACAAGGCGAAGGTCGTCGAGCAGTTGCGCGACGTGCTGAAGCTCACGCCCGAGGAAGTCGCGAAGATCGAGACCGATCTGAAACGCGCCGCCGGGTTCCAGCCGGTGCAGGTGCTCGAGAATCTCGACTGGGAACGCTACGCGGCAGTCAGCGTGCGCCTGCCCGAAATGCCGGGTGTCCAGCCGACCCAAGGCTATGCGCGCTATTACCCGCTCGGCGCGGGCGTGGCGCATCTGCTCGGCTATGTCGGCGCGGCATCGGCCGAGGAATATCGCAAGCTCAAGGACCCTTTGCTCATCACGCCGGGCTTCAAGATGGGCAAGGACGGGCTGGAGAAGGTCGAGGAGGACATGCTGCGCGGCACGCCGGGCGCAAAGCGCGTCGAGGTGACCGCGCGCGGCCGGCTGGTGAAGGAACTGGCGACCCGCGACGATGTGCCCGGCAAGAACGTCAAGCTGACGATCGACGCCGGGCTCCAGGAATATGCCGCCCGGCGGCTCGGCCCCGAATCCGGATCGACCGCGCTGATCGATCTACAGACCGGCGGCCTGCTCGCGCTGGTTTCGATGCCGGCCTATGATCCCAACAGCTTCTCCGACGGAATCAGCCGCAGCGAATGGGCGATGCTTTCGGGCGACGAACGCATTCCGCTGATGAACAAGGCGCTGCAGGGCCTGTATCCGCCGGGTTCGACCTTCAAGCCCGCAACGGCGCTGGCCGCGCTGGGCGGCGGGCTCGATCCGAACAAGGTCGTCTATTGCGGCGGCGGCTATCAGCTCGGCAATCGCCGCTTCGGCTGCCTCGGCCGGCACGGGCCGATGACACTGCACACCGCGATCGCGCGCAGCTGCAACACGTATTTCTACACCGTCGGCCGCGAAGTGGGCCCCGACGCGATCGCCATCGCCGCGCGCAAGCTGGGGCTGGGCGCGGAATACAAGCTCCCCCTGCCCTCGCAACGTTACGGCACCGTGCCCGATCCCGCGTGGATGATGCGGCGGCGCAAGACGCAATGGGCGGTGGCGAACACGCTCAACATGTCGATCGGCCAGGGCGACCTGCTCGTCTCGCCGCTGCAACTCGCGATCCTCGCGGCGCGCGTCGGATCGGGCAAGGCGCTGGTGCCGCAGCTGCTCGCCGATCAGATCGCCGGCGCACAGGCGCTGGATTTCCCGGCCGAGCATCTCGCGCTGGTGCGGTCGGGCATGGACGAAGTGGTCAACGGCCACGGCACCGCCGTCCGCTCGAAACTGCCCTTCCCCGACATCCGCATGGGCGGCAAGACCGGCACTGCGCAGGTCCGCCGCATCGCCGGCGGCGCGCGCGGCGGCATAAACGTGCCGTGGAAATATCGCGATCACGGCCTGTTCGTGTGCTTCGCGCCGGTCGACAATCCGCGCTACGCCGCCGCGGTGGTGATCGAGCACGGCATGTCCGGCTCGGGCGCCGCGGCTCCGGTGGCGCGCGACATGATGACCTATCTGTTCGACCCCACGCTGGCGATGACCAAGCTGACGGAGATGGAAGCCGGCTGGGGCGGCGACTACAAGACCCGCATGGCGAAGCAGGCCGAGGCGTTCCGCGCGTCGCAGGCTGCCCCGCCCCCGCCCCCGCCCGAGGACGCCGCTGGCGCAGTCGAAGCGACTGCCGCCGCCGCCTCGAACGAAACCGCGCGATCGGCCGATACGGCCGCGACGCGATCCGGCGAGGCGCCCGAATGA
- a CDS encoding CAP domain-containing protein → MPVLTRVTAAIGVCWLALCGMSDPVSTASLEAGVLERINFARQYPQEFAQQLRDYRRYFDGDIVFLPGDENGRITREGPRAVDEAIDFLERQAPLPPLTRAEVLTLAARDHADMQGPIGGTGHVSRDGATPGERVKRRGGDIYVGESISYGHADPDEVVMQFVIDDGVPGRGHRKLLFTQDFRYAGVGCGAHRSYRHMCVVDLSGTATGAPAIPEWASNRGAQVFRVPNR, encoded by the coding sequence GTGCCTGTACTGACCCGCGTGACCGCCGCGATCGGCGTGTGCTGGCTTGCCTTGTGCGGCATGTCCGATCCGGTATCGACTGCGTCGCTGGAAGCCGGCGTGCTCGAGCGGATCAACTTCGCCCGGCAATATCCCCAGGAATTCGCCCAGCAGTTGCGCGACTATCGCCGCTATTTCGACGGCGATATCGTGTTCCTGCCCGGCGACGAGAATGGCCGGATCACTCGAGAGGGGCCGCGCGCCGTGGACGAGGCGATCGACTTTCTGGAGCGGCAGGCGCCCCTGCCCCCGCTGACCCGCGCCGAGGTGCTGACGCTGGCGGCGCGCGACCATGCCGACATGCAAGGCCCGATCGGCGGCACCGGCCATGTCTCGCGCGATGGCGCGACGCCGGGCGAACGGGTGAAGCGGCGCGGCGGCGACATCTATGTCGGCGAGAGCATTTCCTACGGCCATGCCGATCCCGACGAAGTGGTGATGCAGTTCGTCATCGACGACGGCGTGCCCGGACGAGGCCATCGCAAGCTGTTGTTCACGCAGGACTTTCGTTACGCCGGAGTCGGTTGCGGCGCGCATCGCAGCTATCGCCACATGTGCGTGGTCGACCTGAGCGGCACTGCCACCGGCGCGCCTGCAATTCCCGAATGGGCGAGCAATCGCGGCGCGCAGGTGTTCCGGGTGCCGAACCGCTGA